A region from the Lycium barbarum isolate Lr01 chromosome 8, ASM1917538v2, whole genome shotgun sequence genome encodes:
- the LOC132605884 gene encoding putative pentatricopeptide repeat-containing protein At1g12700, mitochondrial, producing the protein MTGKLGHTETEHFRRFTKRRVTLTLLIEIPLPLKMKRISLCCPFNGIIPFISCSAISTRAYSSLNSNKSISVKGKPGLNINFETVKCLNDAVALFHQMVRMQPLPSLLVFCQLFKTILNMKHYSDVISLFREIQNLGVPINVFILISVINSYCLMHNSDCAFSVLLIFLKNDIPFDVVIFTALIRGLFAENKVKDAVELFKKLVRENSC; encoded by the coding sequence ATGACCGGCAAATTAGGTCACACTGAAACAGAACACTTTCGGCGATTCACTAAAAGAAGAGTAACTTTAACTTTACTGATAGAGATTCCTTTGCCATTGAAGATGAAGAGAATTTCTCTGTGTTGCCCTTTCAATGGTATTATTCCCTTTATCTCTTGTTCTGCAATTTCCACAAGGGCTTATTCTTCGTTAAACAGTAATAAATCCATTTCTGTAAAGGGTAAACCTGGGTTAAACATCAATTTTGAAACCGTTAAGTGTTTAAATGATGCTGTTGCACTCTTTCATCAAATGGTTAGAATGCAGCCTCTACCTTCACTTCTCGTCTTCTGTCAATTATTTAAGACTATTCTAAATATGAAGCATTATTCTGATGTCATTTCTCTTTTTCGAGAAATCCAGAACTTGGGTGTCCCAATTAATGTTTTCATCTTGATTAGTGTGATTAACAGTTACTGCCTGATGCATAATTCTGATTGTGCATTTTCGGTGTTACtcattttcttgaaaaatgacattccatttgatgttgttatatttacCGCCCTAATTAGGGGATTATTTGCTGAAAATAAGGTCAAAGATGCAGTTGAATTGTTCAAGAAGTTGGTGAGAGAGAATAGTTGTTAG